In Lycium ferocissimum isolate CSIRO_LF1 chromosome 11, AGI_CSIRO_Lferr_CH_V1, whole genome shotgun sequence, a single genomic region encodes these proteins:
- the LOC132037247 gene encoding FCS-Like Zinc finger 13-like, whose translation MLGKRPSKPVIGKLTGAAFSGSQKIDGATSPRSPLDFKIQSPRGLKNIDFGGVGLAIVAALEKSSGNKAVYNRNSNRSLPIPVISSSKNNSTRYTPKFEETDMDSSFEEYTIVTCRAPGNKGYTKVYGDTSKCENKREFQTPARKCNRPSVFSISPARIGDFPAYPDSDFLSSCHLCQKKLHGKDIYMYRGEKAFCSTECRYRQIVMDDHKEKCSSEVVSRSVDVASSPYGNGQIFATGILAI comes from the exons atGCTAGGCAAAAGACCATCCAAACCGGTGATCGGAAAACTCACCGGAGCAGCGTTTTCCGGTAGCCAGAAAATAGATGGTGCCACAAGTCCAAGAAGTCCACTAGATTTCAAGATTCAATCACCAAGAGGCTTAAAAAACATCGATTTTGGTGGGGTTGGTTTAGCTATTGTGGCTGCTCTAGAAAAATCTAGTGGTAATAAAGCTGTTTACAACAGGAATTCAAATAGATCACTTCCAATTCCGGTTATTTCTTCATCAAAGAATAATTCAACTAGGTATACACCAAAGTTCGAGGAAACGGATATGGATAGTAGTTTTGAAGAGTATACTATAGTAACTTGTCGTGCACCTGGTAACAAGGGGTATACTAAGGTGTATGGTGATACAAgtaaatgtgaaaataaaagGGAGTTTCAAACTCCGGCAAGAAAATGTAATCGTCCAAGTGTTTTTAGTATATCTCCGGCGAGAATTGGAGATTTTCCGGCATACCCTGATTCTGATTTTCTCAGTTCATGTCACTTGTGTCAAAAGAAGCTACATGGCAAagacatatacatgtatag GGGAGAGAAAGCATTTTGTAGCACAGAGTGTCGGTACAGGCAAATAGTGATGGATGATCACAAAGAAAAGTGTAGTTCAGAAGTAGTTTCAAGATCTGTTGATGTTGCAAGCTCACCTTATGGAAATGGCCAAATCTTTGCAACTGGAATTCTGGCTATTTAG